In Mercenaria mercenaria strain notata chromosome 14, MADL_Memer_1, whole genome shotgun sequence, the following are encoded in one genomic region:
- the LOC128548563 gene encoding major surface-labeled trophozoite antigen 417-like, whose protein sequence is MNRTFKMVWCLYILRWIFFSSRFPAKVEGVVQDQECIDNCNCCKNGKCHPGIRNWPNVCSDGCIDRHRGARCYELCTYNNCLSCPDSMDVCTICFDGFHLGPKTDCTSECPTNCKACISNTMCTVCKDVYYNKDGSKTCPYSHCPENCMCNHGKTCTTC, encoded by the exons gtatggtgcCTCTATATACTAAGGtggatatttttttcttcaagatttCCAGCGAAAGTGGAAG GTGTTGTCCAAGACCAGGAATGTATTGACAACTGTAACTGTTGTAAGAACGGTAAATGCCATCCTGGAATTCGTAATTGGCCTAATGTCTGCTCAGATGGATGCATCGATCGTCACAGGGGTGCTAGATGTTACGAGCTTTGTACATACAATAATTGTTTATCGTGTCCAGATAGTATGGATGTATGTACAATATGTTTCGACGGTTTTCATCTTGGGCCGAAGACGGATTGTACATCAGAATGTCCCACTAACTGTAAAGCTTGTATTTCCAACACAATGTGCACTGTTTGTAAGGACGTTTATTATAACAAGGATGGGTCGAAAACATGTCCGTACTCCCATTGTCCAGAAAATTGTATGTGCAATCATGGTAAAACATGTACAACTTGTTAA
- the LOC123526968 gene encoding cell death abnormality protein 1-like, translating to MLPRDLLSRFYCIQGKYGAACYQDCPVKCENSLCKKEIGNCFQCTGNFDGDKCNICKDGFYGLNCVSLCPCHCFNKSCDINSGKCNYGCKINYSGDKCCVQSNNCIDCSSDTECQKCKSGYYSKLCKKKCPVDCLDSCDISTGVCSDCITNHFGPFCNLKCSENCYASRSSATHNCASSDGTCMFGCKQGFFGLYCNETCSSLCIDTLCRQESGICMKGCTSSKDDQICLLSLGKPKDVSDSKSTTTTNIILATLLAVTSTALCILILKKLIKKIRSAIRQINATAIQSPFQNLQNEEVIAVTELDNIAYEIIGKKQGASEHTYDTISPSAQNRTVSYGDTEYMNLKI from the exons atgcttccgagggatctactttccagattttattgtattcaAGGAAAGTATGGAGCAGCATGTTACCAAGACTGTCCAGTTAAATGTGAAaattctttatgtaagaaagagatTGGAAATTGTTTCCAATGTACAGGCAATTTTGATGGGGACAAGTGTAATATATGTAAAGATGGATTCTATGGGCTGAATTGCGTTAGTTTATGTCCTTGTCACTGTTTCAACAAATCATGCGATATTAATAGCGGAAAATGCAATTACGGTTGCAAAATCAATTATTCCGGTGATAAATGTTGTGTACAGAGCAATAACTGCATAGACTGCTCCTCTGATACTGAATGCCAAAAATGTAAATCTGGTTATTACAGTAAATTGTGTAAGAAAAAGTGCCCAGTTGACTGTCTAGATTCCTGTGATATCTCAACAGGCGTTTGCAGCGATTGCATAACAAACCATTTTGGACCCTTCTGCAACttaaaatgttctgaaaattGCTATGCTTCACGAAGCAGCGCCACACATAATTGTGCGTCATCCGACGGAACATGTATGTTTGGCTGTAAACAAGGTTTCTTTGGACTTTATTGTAATGAGACATGTAGCAGTCTGTGCATCGACACATTGTGTAGACAAGAGAGTGGTATATGCATGAAAGGTTGTACAAGCTCAAAAGACGACCAGATTTGTCTACTCAGTTTAG GGAAACCAAAAGACGTATCTGACAGTAAATCAACAACAACTACAAATATTATTTTGGCAACACTCTTGGCGGTTACTTCTACTGcattatgtattttaattttgaagaaattaataaagaaaatacGTTCTGCTATCAG GCAAATAAATGCGACCGCGATTCAAAGTCCTTTTCAAAATTTGCAAAACGAAG aagtaattgcCGTTACTGAACTGGACAATATCGCTTATGAAATCATTGGTAAAAAACAGGGTG CTTCGGAACACACTTATGATACGATCTCTCCCAGTGCACAAAACC GTACAGTCAGTTATGGAGACACAGAATATATGAATCTGAAGatttaa